A stretch of DNA from Microcaecilia unicolor chromosome 10, aMicUni1.1, whole genome shotgun sequence:
ATAATAGAATGACAACTGCTAAATTCTTAACTATTGTAATGTCTCTTGAGACCTTAATAatacttcttcttcttttttttccccagtgaTCATGGAGGGGACGACCTGCTTATTTCTGCTTTTGTGTTTTCTTACTACTTCCTTGGTTTTCGGCGAATGCCCTAATGGATGTACTTGTCCTACACCGACTCAAGTGGACTGTTCTGGAGCAGCAATTACCGAGGTCACAAATTTCATTCCTGAATATACCAAAACATTGCAGATCTTCAATACCCGAGTAACAGAGCTGACTGATTCTCCTTTTCAGAATCTGTCTGGGTTGGTCATTTTAAGAATTGAGAAAAATGAGCTCTCCCAAATCAGTTCTGATGCATTTGATAGCTTAGTTAACCTTCGTTATCTTAGTCTTTCAAACAACAGGCTTCAAGAGTTACCCCATGATCTCTTTAAAAATCTTGAGAGATTAACAACACTTCTGGTAGCCAACAATCAGCTTTCTCAGATCCATCCAACCCTCTTCACTCCTCTAAAAAACTTAATAGATCTTCAACTGTGGGGCAATAATCTGAAGTTCATTCCTCAGGgaattttttttcaaatgcaTAACCTTCTCAAGTTAAACCTAGGGAAAAACAGCCTTACAAGTATACCTGCCAACTCTTTCAAAAATCTCACTAGGCTCCAGGCCCTTCGCCTATATGAAAATAAACTTAGAGAAATTCCTGAAGGTGCCTTTGATAGACTTGGAGATCTTACTGAGCTTGGATTACATCACAACCAGGTCAGACGATTACCAGCTAAGCTGTTTTCAAACAATCAAAATTTACAGAAATTGTTTTTGTCCAACAATCTAATTGCAGCCCTACCACGGGGGATCTTTGCTAATTTACCTGAACTTTCCAGGTTAACTCTATTTGGAAATGCATTTGCAAAGATTACTGTAGGCGTTTTTGGACCAATGCAGAAACTGAAAGAACTGTGGTTATATGACAACCAACTTGTGACCATTCCAAATAATGTATTCAGTAATTTAACCCAATTACAATTGCTTAGTTTGTCCAGGAACAAGATAAATTCAATCTCTTCCAATGCTTTCAATGGATTGAGTGAACTCCTGGAACTGTCACTTCACACCAATGCTCTCACTAACTTGGAGGAAGAGGTTTTCAATAATTTGCCCAAACTACAGAACATCTCACTTCACAACAATAAGCTGAAGTCTCTTCCTAGAAGACTTTTCAGAAAGCTAAGTGGTCTGAAGAATATACAGCTGCAAAATAATTCATTAGGGAAGCTTCCACCAGGCTTCTTTGAATCTCTGGAACATCTGAACGAGGTTAAATTATATGACAACCAATGGAGATGTGATGCCGGGATC
This window harbors:
- the LOC115478528 gene encoding leucine-rich repeat-containing protein 15-like, whose amino-acid sequence is MEGTTCLFLLLCFLTTSLVFGECPNGCTCPTPTQVDCSGAAITEVTNFIPEYTKTLQIFNTRVTELTDSPFQNLSGLVILRIEKNELSQISSDAFDSLVNLRYLSLSNNRLQELPHDLFKNLERLTTLLVANNQLSQIHPTLFTPLKNLIDLQLWGNNLKFIPQGIFFQMHNLLKLNLGKNSLTSIPANSFKNLTRLQALRLYENKLREIPEGAFDRLGDLTELGLHHNQVRRLPAKLFSNNQNLQKLFLSNNLIAALPRGIFANLPELSRLTLFGNAFAKITVGVFGPMQKLKELWLYDNQLVTIPNNVFSNLTQLQLLSLSRNKINSISSNAFNGLSELLELSLHTNALTNLEEEVFNNLPKLQNISLHNNKLKSLPRRLFRKLSGLKNIQLQNNSLGKLPPGFFESLEHLNEVKLYDNQWRCDAGIRSLKKWILLNHLKLGNSSQVVCSDPPLLRGRPILELHDDPSSLGTAATTIDADPAVSEELETPDSTTSYSLSSDNPTDETSPLVLSRTTTEETESTFITKSSSLPSPEDGRKRGLWGLNSLQSGVVIAVIALCCIALLCTLIVCGLYKRKKRSHVVLMRMKQPNEA